Genomic window (Temnothorax longispinosus isolate EJ_2023e chromosome 3, Tlon_JGU_v1, whole genome shotgun sequence):
caTCTATATTACGTtgcttgtataaattattttttaccaactttttccaaaaataatatataaatacctttAGCACCTGTTGGCCatcgtttattttctataagtTTTCCATTATCAAATTCAATCCAAAATGTCCTTTCTCTACACATACTTGTATAATGACCATCTTCAATGGATGTACCCTGATGAAATATAGTATTCATTACTTTATACTGCTGTTTAGCTATCGATATCTCAGTTGTTGATATGctagttaaattaaatgtctgTGGTATTTTCACTAATTTATTATCCTGTGACgagaacaaaattaaatgaatgaTAACTATTTCTTTCGTCAACGTTAATTCATTTCTAAATACTAGATTTCCTGCACAAAATTGGCATGTTTTTCCATATAACGGACcccaatttaaaaatgtatccttcaataaattattaagattataacttttcttcttcaaattattaatagaaattggAACAACTATGTTATCagtaattttatcttttgtcgTATAACCACATGAGTTGCTAATGCACTTAGTAGTACGAGTAACTTGATGCCCGACCAAATttcttatgtaattatattttgtgcaAATGGCAATAAGAAATTCAAGAGCGTCTCGTTTTGCTGGTTTTTCATCACCACGACTCGTAAAGCGCTCTCCTAAATCTGTCCGTATCGCATCAGCATTCAAATTAGGTAATCGTTTGTCATATTTATGCGCTAATATACTTAAATCATCTTTATCAACTTTAAGCAACACTTTCCTAATAATACTTGACTGCAAGAAACATTGTATTACTGAATTTGCGTAGCATGAAACTCCATCTTCATTTTGCAAAACAGGTATCGGCTCAACAGTACTTTTTCCAACTTGTTGATCTGACTCTTGACCGGCATTGATTATTTTCGACAATGTCCACGGAACATCTTTTACTTTTCGAAAACGGTTTTTCGAAATAGGAATCGTTTGTGCTTGCGGTAGAAATGTTCGTATTAGTCGATTATATTCGCTAATAGCTCTTTCACTTACTTTTACAGCTGAAGgatcaaagttaattaaatgcaatccATCCGAAGACGGTAGTCGGGATAACGCAACATATGTCTGAGCACAACTAAATATAGAATTACCTATATCCATAACAGCGTTTTGCAAGGTTAATCTTTTATGAATGGTTATGCCATAACTGAGAGTTATGGGAAATTGTTTTCTGATAACATATGCTTTCTCCATTACTTTAAACTTGACACTTACTCTTTCAATACAATACTCCAAACCAAACGGTAAAAgaagtttaatcttttctaCACAATCGGTAGATATATCTCGCACAACAGAAATAACTGTAGCAATTGTACCATTTACCAGGCCCAAAGTGACATCAATATTGCGTCTTATCATAACTTTCGCtccaattttaattgtaatttgtttCAAAAGCCCAGCTGTATTGATATCATCGTCTTTATTATCCGTCAATCGCTTTTGTACCtttcgtttaatataattatcacagTCAAGCGTATCTtgagcaattaataatatttctttcgaagCAATACGACTTAGCATTGCAGTGTTAAGAACATCGCACAAATAACGAGTAGGCAGTAAACAAACAGTGTTAGGCGGCAAATTATCAAGATAATTACACAattcgtataatttttcatcgaaAGACCGACCTTTCAAtgatattcttcttttctcgagAATCTCAGAATCAGAAGTTGTCAATAAACCAACACGAACTCTCGAGAGTAATTCACGATAAGCTGTATCTCCTTGCTGACGCATATTGATCGTCAATTcatcatattgaaatttttgccACAACTATTTCTCAGGAGTAGTCCCCACACtgccaatatatttattaaattctgctTTTGATAGTGgaacaaagataaaattttcacgtaCAGGAGGTAATTGAAGCAGATCTCCAAATAAAAGAACATGCTTTCCACCAAAGAAATCGTCATCCATGGTATCAAATATTTGACATAGtcgtaaatgtatatacatgaaaGTTAAATTAGATATCATTGACACTTcatcaattataataagacTAACATCTTTAAGATCTGCCCGTAAAACTTTCAAAACGTGATCAGATAATAGTGTATACTTAGGAGACTGATCACCATGTTCAACAGGTAACTGCCATTGCCTGTGATTCGTTAAAGCATCGATATTAAACGCCGCTATACCGGTAGGTGCTGTTACAGCAGTATCCTTGTGGAGATTTTGTTTTATCCagcatttaattgttttaattaaaaaacttttaccAGCACCTCCTTCTCCGCTAACGTATAATagtaattgtttaaattgttCGTTATCCGGCGATATCTTTACGGCGTTGATGACTCTGTCAAATATTCTTCTTTGATCTGCGTTCAGATTTGAAATCATTTCAGATACATCGATTTCCTGATTGAATTTGTCACCAAGATCCTTAAAATCTTGCATCGCTTCACCAGCCTCAATATTTTGAACACCTATTGGATTATCGGGATTATCTTGAGACTCATGctgtttttccaaattatctaaatattgtTCAACTAATTGCTTTGCAGTTTCAAATGCTTTTTGCACTTCCTCTAATTTTTCATGATATTGCAATGCTTCCGTAAGATATAACTTTTCCTTGTGAAATGCTTCTGTATATGTATCACATCCGTCTTTAAGATCTTCTATTTTCCGCCACGGTTTAAACATGAgcagtaataaaaagaaataattttccggCTGcgtattgatattatatttatagtgaTTAATAAGACATCCACGCTGTCGCCGTTTTAGATAATAACCATTCTCCATCGTGtagtattcaatatttttatctcgtggtttatttttcaaaatatcataCTGTACAAACTCATATAAAAACATAGATTCCAATTCTTTTGGTCTCCGTGGATAATGTTCATCTATTACAGATggacaaaatatatttgtagaatCTCCGTCAAGagctttaattttcttataagttTTAACTTTTCTACGTCGTATCTGATTAACATCTAACCATTTTATAGTCGTTTTTGAATCAGTCCCCCATAAAGGAATACCACACATTCCATCACAGGCTTCAAGAGATCCACATTCCCTATTACTCGTGGCTCGCAAAGTAAAATTCCAAAGTTCTTGACGCAATGATTTctttgtcttatttttactatcAAGGACAGCATCagatatttcacattttcctGGTTTATTTACGTACTTAGTAATATACCAAGTAAGCAACGTGGATGTTTCACTTACGTATTGTATATCGACATTTCCTTCTAATACCGTAAGAAGAACAGGAtgataatcatttatattgaTCTCATCATGTTTTCGAGGAACATGATAAAGCCTACTTCTATGTTTCAATCGTTTCCTACCTGCTATCAAACTTATGACATCTTTCAAAATCAACGTTTCCGTGACAGGACGAGGAAACCCGAAACGACACACACGAATCGTTTTGCGTCCTACTTTTTTAGAACgaagataataattgttatgttTGTGTCGTTGATGCGTATTGACTCGCCTGTATAACAATGGTGAAATATTTGGATCTGGCATTTCACAAGTTAtgtgttgcaaaataaattgagaaaCTTCTTCAACAGAAGATTTCCCGATAATTGGCGCACCTTCaatccaaattaataaatgaaaatgttgTATACCTTTACCTTGGTATTCTTGTCGCCAGAAATAATGCGCCACTTTTCCGATCGGATTATCTttggaacaaataaaatcaaggaACGCTTTGAATTTGTTATCAAGAAACCTTGACGTTGACACGGGATCCTTAGCAACGAGTACATTAATGTGCGTCGAATCGTCAGGCCATCCATTTACTTCACGAAGATATGCAGCTAAGTCAGGCATCAGCCATTCAGCAGGACTCCATGTTACGAACCATGTCGCAGGTCCGTATTCTTGCGTCATACATCTTAAATTACTCCTCGGTATACGCCAGTATTGTTCCGTATTTCTTATAGTGGCGAATATTGTACTCAAGTCAGATTCTAATACATCTGTCTGTAGTGCTTCTAAATATTCTGAAGCCGTATAACGCTTAGTTGTACATAGTTTGCTATAAATACCACGATTTATTTGACGAAAAGTGTACAGattatacagaaaaaatacaaattgtatatttaatctgAATTGTGGATGTTTGGACATCaaacatttatcaaatttatggTCGTGAAGTTTAACCCGTCTAGCTTGGTGTCGTCCATCAATACcaaaaggaaataaatctGGAAAACACAATAGATCTAAAGATCTCTCACGATTGTCCAAGGGCAAATCggctatttttaacatttgataTAAGGCGGTATcagttttacataattttttttcatataaaggataaatagtatattgctCGTAATCGTAATAATCATTACTTTCGTCAAGAACCTGAGTTAACATTGCCTTACGCTCATTATTTAAAGTAGCGTCTACGTTGTTTTCTTGCGTTGGACTTTTTGGGCTCGATTCGCGTTCGTCATCCAAATTAGATTCAGTAGCATTTTCTGTCTCCTGTGCTTCAAAATCTGGATCGATTAATAATGACGTTTGTAAAGAAAACTCCTTACAAGTATTTGGCAATACAATATGAGAATATAAAGGATTGTGTTCTTTTAACCACACTAAGGCGTCAAAAACCTTGTTCTTAACGTCTACCATATCTTCCCAAATCATTTTTGATTTTGTCGGAATACCTCTAACACGTACAAAGTACAGTTCGTGATTGATATTAATCGGATCAGTATCAGGACATATTTTGTTCAATGTTTCTTGTAAAGGTAACGGTAAATGAAACGTTCTACCTTTTACTTTTTGTACCATCTGTCTGTGAGGCAATTTCTTGTTACTAACAGGTTTCATTGTAACGACAGTTTGAAAAGCTTTAGCTCTTTgtatgagaattttttcaaactgGTTAAGACATGATATTACTTCAGGTGGATCATGTACAATACGATCATTTAAAACGCAATACGCAGGCATTAATCCGTcacggaatttttttttacagtaattacatatgtattgcggagtaatattatgtttttctaAATGCGCCATTAAATCTCTCCAAATTGGAATATCTATTCGTGCTTTAAGCTTATTAAATTCAGAGACACTTCTTCTATATAAAAGTCTCTCACATGATGCACAAACATATCGAGGTGTGTCCATGGAGCGTTTAGTAAAAGCCTTAAATGCGTTTTTAAAGCGAGACATGATTTCATCTTCACTCAAAGTAGTACGATTCTGCTGatgtttgtacatatatgcTTTTTGTTGTgccgaaattataattttgtttaacgTGTCTAAATCAACAGAAGTTAAAGCCTTCTCCAGATTAACATTTTGTCGTATAAACTtgtcatttaataaattaaacgtttaataTATCTCACCATTGGAAAATGaggtgataataataaaacaggaAGAAATAGAGCTTTGCAAAGAGTTGCATCAATGTAACAGGCATGTGTGTGACCCTTTCTATCAGAATTCTTTATCGTACATGTATGAATATCTGTTAACAATTGtggtattttctttaaagtgcAGGCAAATATcgttttgagaaatttttcataacgATCGATTAGAATCTTCATCAACGGatcatcataaattttatacaaagcaTTGCATAACCATGATTTTTTTACTCGTGCTTGTTGCAAAGGTAATACATTCGTAGTTTTACCTTTCTCGTTAATTACCAACAGTTGTGAAGTTGTGATGAAGCAATGTTATGATATgtgtcgataaaataattttcggaTGAAGCTGTATGTCCCGATGTGCCACATAATGCACGTATTTTATCGTCATTTATAGAGCATTCAGCGGCAAGAGTCAAGCACACGTCTGATTTCTTTTTAAGTGAAGCTAATATTTTAGAGATCTTGCTGACAAAACTATCTCGAATACGCATACACCAACGTAAGATTCTTTCGGCTTCTAATCGTCTTTCAGTaggatttttaatattaagtttgTTTTCGATGTCTTCAATTGCCACAGGAATAAGAAATTGTATGTAATTTCGTGACCAAAACTTTGCATATTTTCTAGTAATATTTTTGGCAATATCGTGATTTTTGTTTGCAGGTACGTATTTAGAAttctttctctcataatatcgCTTATTATAAAGCCATTTACGatcagaatattttctttgtctatCTTGTTCTTGCTGAGAATGTacaagatattattttctttttctatcttgTTCTTGctgagaatatataaaataatattttctttttctatctcgtTCTTGCTGAGAATGTATAAgataatcttttctttttctatctcgtTCTTGCTGAGAATGTATAAgataatcttttctttttctatctcgtTCTTGCTGAGAATGTATAAgataatcttttctttttctatctcgtTCTTGCTGAGAATGTATAAgataatcttttctttttctatctcgtTCTTGCTGAGaatgtataagataatattttctttgtctatCTCGTCCTTGCTGAGaatgtataagatattttcGCTTATTAAGGCGATTATTTGCTAAGTTGTCTTTATACTGACGTCGTTTTT
Coding sequences:
- the LOC139810043 gene encoding uncharacterized protein, whose amino-acid sequence is MPAYCVLNDRIVHDPPEVISCLNQFEKILIQRAKAFQTVVTMKPVSNKKLPHRQMVQKVKGRTFHLPLPLQETLNKICPDTDPININHELYFVRVRGIPTKSKMIWEDMVDVKNKVFDALVWLKEHNPLYSHIVLPNTCKEFSLQTSLLIDPDFEAQETENATESNLDDERESSPKSPTQENNVDATLNNERKAMLTQVLDESNDYYDYEQYTIYPLYEKKLCKTDTALYQMLKIADLPLDNRERSLDLLCFPDLFPFGIDGRHQARRVKLHDHKFDKCLMSKHPQFRLNIQFVFFLYNLYTFRQINRGIYSKLCTTKRYTASEYLEALQTDVLESDLSTIFATIRNTEQYWRIPRSNLRCMTQEYGPATWFVTWSPAEWLMPDLAAYLREVNGWPDDSTHINVLVAKDPVSTSRFLDNKFKAFLDFICSKDNPIGKVAHYFWRQEYQGKGIQHFHLLIWIEGAPIIGKSSVEEVSQFILQHITCEMPDPNISPLLYRRVNTHQRHKHNNYYLRSKKVGRKTIRVCRFGFPRPVTETLILKDVISLIAGRKRLKHRSRLYHVPRKHDEININDYHPVLLTVLEGNVDIQYVSETSTLLTWYITKYVNKPGKCEISDAVLDSKNKTKKSLRQELWNFTLRATSNRECGSLEACDGMCGIPLWGTDSKTTIKWLDVNQIRRRKVKTYKKIKALDGDSTNIFCPSVIDEHYPRRPKELESMFLYEFVQYDILKNKPRDKNIEYYTMENGYYLKRRQRGCLINHYKYNINTQPENYFFLLLLMFKPWRKIEDLKDGCDTYTEAFHKEKLYLTEALQYHEKLEEVQKAFETAKQLVEQYLDNLEKQHESQDNPDNPIGVQNIEAGEAMQDFKDLGDKFNQEIDVSEMISNLNADQRRIFDRVINAVKISPDNEQFKQLLLYVSGEGGAGKSFLIKTIKCWIKQNLHKDTAVTAPTGIAAFNIDALTNHRQWQLPVEHGDQSPKYTLLSDHVLKVLRADLKDVSLIIIDEVSMISNLTFMYIHLRLCQIFDTMDDDFFGGKHVLLFGDLLQLPPVRENFIFVPLSKAEFNKYIGSVGTTPEK